The proteins below come from a single Chryseobacterium bernardetii genomic window:
- a CDS encoding hydroxymethylglutaryl-CoA synthase family protein has protein sequence MSFGIEAASYYVPSLYLEIKDLAEKRGIEPAKLEKGLGLHKMGLPDLHEDAATFAAEALLRLIQDYKINPREISRIYMGTESAVDAAKPTASYAIQMVEKVLEGEFGERAFKNCDVLDMTFACVGGVDALHNALDFVRVNPDKKAVIIASDYAKYELASSGEYTQGGGAVALLISAKPDLLEIENNWGVATESVFDFFKPRRQYKKEDLNGAPEMYPDKIEIFTDEPVFDGQYSNQCYQDRIREAYQHYKEITGKEKPYEDWRYIVFHLPYAFHGKRVFTEIYSLENGISYETPDQQKAVAKSENYLQLINKAIEKTQRASSEIGNMYTASIFMAFLSGLQTSFNDNEDLSGEEIGFVGYGSGSKSKVFAGKVSANWKTVVEKWNLFENLNHRKAINFETYEKLHRKQLNKSVNPEYKGFGLISIETESPVLMGARYYSFQK, from the coding sequence AGGACTTCATAAAATGGGATTACCTGATTTGCATGAAGATGCCGCAACCTTTGCTGCAGAAGCATTATTGAGATTGATTCAGGATTATAAGATCAATCCTAGAGAAATCTCCAGAATTTATATGGGTACAGAAAGTGCTGTAGATGCAGCAAAGCCAACCGCTTCCTATGCGATACAGATGGTTGAAAAGGTGTTGGAAGGAGAATTTGGAGAAAGAGCTTTTAAAAACTGTGATGTATTAGACATGACTTTTGCTTGTGTAGGTGGAGTAGATGCTCTGCATAACGCCTTAGATTTTGTAAGAGTCAATCCTGATAAAAAAGCGGTAATTATTGCAAGCGATTATGCAAAATATGAACTGGCTTCCTCTGGAGAATATACACAGGGAGGTGGAGCTGTTGCATTGTTGATTTCTGCAAAACCTGATCTTCTTGAAATCGAAAATAATTGGGGAGTAGCTACAGAAAGTGTTTTTGATTTCTTTAAACCGAGAAGGCAATATAAAAAAGAAGATCTGAACGGGGCTCCTGAAATGTATCCTGATAAAATTGAGATCTTTACAGATGAACCGGTTTTTGATGGGCAGTATTCCAATCAGTGTTATCAGGATAGAATCAGAGAAGCTTATCAGCATTATAAAGAGATTACAGGAAAAGAAAAGCCTTATGAAGACTGGAGATATATTGTTTTCCATTTGCCATATGCTTTCCATGGGAAGAGAGTCTTTACAGAAATTTATAGTCTGGAAAACGGAATTTCATATGAAACTCCAGATCAGCAAAAAGCAGTTGCGAAATCTGAAAATTACCTGCAACTGATTAATAAAGCTATTGAAAAGACACAAAGGGCTTCATCAGAGATAGGCAATATGTATACAGCCTCTATTTTTATGGCATTCCTTTCCGGGCTGCAGACTTCCTTTAACGATAATGAAGATCTGTCCGGAGAAGAAATCGGATTCGTTGGATATGGCAGTGGTTCCAAATCAAAAGTGTTTGCCGGCAAGGTATCTGCTAATTGGAAAACCGTGGTAGAAAAATGGAATTTATTCGAAAATCTGAACCATAGAAAAGCTATTAATTTTGAAACCTATGAAAAGCTTCACAGGAAGCAATTAAATAAGTCTGTAAATCCGGAATACAAAGGGTTTGGTCTTATTTCTATTGAAACAGAAAGCCCTGTTTTAATGGGGGCGAGGTATTATAGTTTTCAAAAATAG